Below is a window of Phyllopteryx taeniolatus isolate TA_2022b chromosome 16, UOR_Ptae_1.2, whole genome shotgun sequence DNA.
AAACTCTGAACGCTCCCAAACACGAGACAGAGTTTGTCCTGGAGCTGACAGGCCAGAGCGCCGTCCCAATATTTGCACAGGAGAGACCCTCCGGGGCGCAAAATCTTCTCGGCCAAGTCCAGCAGAGACGAGCACAAGCCGACCAGTCTCTCGTGGTCCAGGTCCCGGAAGCCGCTGGCGTTGGGCGCCATGTCGCTCAGGAGGACGTGAGCCCGGCCGCCGGGAAGGAGGTCGGGCAGCTTGGCGTGTGTGGCGGGGTCGGCGACATCGTGGCTGGACAGGAAGTGGGCGCCGTCCAGAGGCGGTATGTTTAGCAGGTCAATACCGACGACGGCACCCCGGCGTAATGTTGACTCTTCAGTTAAAACACACTTCTTTTAATTAATCAACCTTTATTCGCACCAGTAATGGACATGCCAACAAGTAAAAATGTTGCTAAACTATCAGTCCATCAATTTTCTCTAGTAGTGATTTTCAAAGTTCAGTCCAACAACCACTAGCGGTACGCGGACTACCTCGAGTGGTGAGCGAAACAATCACTGCCTCagtaaagttcagttgtatttaacttttaagtacatacATCTTTAGGATTACTGTAAGACTTTAAAGATTTAACAAAAgtgagaatgaatgaatagatagatagatagatagatagatagatagatagatagatagatagatagatagatagatagatagatagatagatatttttTGTGCACTTTGAACAGTTTTCTaggtcattttttcccccagtaatCATTGGATTGTTTTGATGTACATTGTATAGGATTAAACTGGACAATGGCTTTGTTTTCTAAAACTGTGCTTGACTTAACAAGCCCCTTCAATGCACTCACCGGTCCCCGCTGAGTTGACCCGGTGCACGGCCACCTGGCTCCAGGCTCCGGGCGCCGCACCGCAGTCCACAACGCCGCATCCCGGCTGCAGGAGGCGGAACTTGTCGTCGATTTCCAGCAGCTTGAAGGCGCTCCGGCAACGAAAGTTTAGGGCGTGCGAAGCTTTGACGTAAGGATCGCTTGACTGCCGGGCGAGCCACCTCTGCTCCGCGATGCGTTTCTTCTTCGGTAGACGACTCGACGAATGGAAAAATCTCCGGCGTAGAAGACTAAACATGATTTGAAGGGAAGGGAGAGTAACAGGAAGCATGATTCACTGCGCGTGCGTCAATATAGCGTCCATCGTCGAAATATGTCCCTTAAAACGACTCAACGACAGAGTTGTTCCCAAGACAacagttgtatttatttgattgaaaAGGACAATTTGCCTGCTTTATAGGCGTTTGCGTTTTCAATCAATATAAAATAGAAGCTTCGGGGAGGTTAATTTTCCACGTGCGTCTGGTAAAATTCAGGTTTCGAATCGTTTGTATGCAGGAACCTAAGGACATTTGTTTTTAGTGGATTGTATTTCAGAGTGACACATTCCGAGCGGGAATGGTTCTTCCACTATTTGTTGACTGACTTCATGAAATTACTTAAAATTCGTTTTAAAATATTGACTGAGCAGAAACAGAAAAGGTGATGATTCTAGGGCCGACACATGGTTTAAGTGTCGTTTCCTGACTTGattaaattacaattacaagtatACACATAGTTTGTGTAATTGCGGTCGATTCCTCTCGTTCTTGAGACAGGTGGGATGCTGCGTTCCAAGCTGCTGACTCTGGTTCTGGTGCTCCAGCCTGGCAGGGTGCTACTGGGCATGAAGAAGCGAGGATTTGGGGTTGGGAGGTGGAACGGTTTCGGGGGCAAGGTCCAAGTTGGAGAAACTGTCGAGGAAGGAGCAAGAAGgtaggtttctttttttcttttcttttcttttcttttcttttttgatagGGAGAGGCTTTTGTTGCCTCTATGAGCAGCCAAAAAGGCGTTTAAGTTTAAACTTTGATTTttgccttcctgtgtgttttccccatgtttgcatgggttttctgcaagtactctggcttcctccaacattccaaaaacatacatgttagctTCAGGAAAACTTTAAATGatccataggtgcgaatgtgagtgcaattGCTTGTTTGTCAGTATGTGCCATGCAACCAACTGGTGGCCAATCAAGGACGTACCCTGCCTtctgcccaaagttagctggtcAGCTTGGcagattcttaaaaaaaaaaaaaaaaaaagaggcttcaagctatttattgccactcccagtggggaaatactgtacttatttttgttttcagggAACTCCTCGAAGAAAGTGGCCTCACAGTGGACATGCTGGAAAAGGTCGGGAATATACAATTTGAATTTGTCGGCGAGGCTCAGTTGCTCGACGTCCAGATTTTTCGGGCCGATTCGTACAATGGAGAGCCAATGGAAACAGAAGGTACATTTTCCACAATACCGCAGTGTACTGTGAAGCATTTAATTGTTAACAGGATTCAAACTCGTACTCTTTTCACTTTCTGGTGCTGTAGAAATGAGACCGCAGTGGTTTGACTTGGACAAAATCCCTTTTGACCAAATGTGGCCCGACGACAAGATATGGTTCCCGCTGCTACTGCAGAAGAGGAAATTTGTGGGCTACTTTCACTTCCAGGGCCACGACGTCATCCTGAGCCACAAGCTGAACGAGGTGGAGCAGTTGTGAGAAGATGACGGCAAACTGTGTGGGAGGTGTCACATTCCTCGACTCAGAAGTATTGATGTGGAAATTATACTGTGTGAGAAATTGCCATTACTAgagaaattgaatttgaatactGGTAAAATGCCCAAAAATAGAGGATCAAAACATTAGAGCAGAGCaattagggatgggcataataatcgattaattcaTCAGTCAACTGTATGTAATTTTCATTTACCGTGAACCCTCTTGTATTTACAGTTCGAGATTGGTAAATTTACCCAtttgtcaattttatttttggggaactTTTCCTCTGTCATTTGCTGAAAATGTCACCTATTCGCTAGTTTTGCACTTAGGCCAAAACATCTCGCATTGAAAAATATTGCCTTAGCGCCATCTGGTGCTATCTTGGGACCACGCGCCTATGTTGAACTGAGGGAAGTAGTTTCATTTAGTCAGACCATAGCTTTGtctaatgggaaaaaaaactgctttgacgccatcttgtggcatatatAGACAGTAAGAAACCTTTTAGTGTGGGTGTCAGTAGTGGATTTTCTTATACTCAATACAACactgacaggggtacatatttTCACGACATTCAATGCACATAAGTGTAGCAAATTGCCCATTACTAAAAGCACTCCCTAGACAGCATGAAAATATGCGCCCTCATGGATGCTAGTGGCATCATGTTGTCTAattaataacaaaagttcattacTGGTTGGTTAGTAATTGTGATTGTGCGCAATATGAtatgtattattaattaataagagtgacaaaaactacaaaaaattattttcatttttcatatcaGCAGATTTATCAGTCAACTTTaattttttatacagttcctgcAAATATAGGTTTGTGCACTGTTGGTAAGCTGTGTAACGGTAAACAagtggtcctttttttttttttttttcccaggtgtAAAATTTGTTTAACAATAACAGTGTTCCAAAACAGCTTCAAAACTGGAGTTGCCTGGTTTGTCTGATTCCTACGATACATATTGCACATCTGGAGTGTTTCGTGTGGTGCCATTCAATAGCTCAGCTAGTGTTGTCAGTATTGTGCAGGTATGAGTTTAGGCTCTTTGAAATTAGCTTATGGACTAACGGCACGTGGGAGCCATGCCAACAATAAACAATTGCTTAAAACAGAAGACAGAAAAATATGAAGTACACATTTTCATGTGTACTTCTGGGTGTATCTGTATCAAAAATCTGAGCTCtgggagtaaaaataaacagtatTCTCAGGAtttaaattaagtaaaataCAACATCCCTACCCCCACTTCTGACACAATAACTTAGGAACATAAAGGGCTGGAATGTCCACTGTGCTAACTGGTCCCTTACAGCCTGGAGAATTTCCCTCCTAGTTGGCAGTAAAAGTTGATTTGGACGTTCACGCATTAGTCAACAGCCAAAACGTCAAAAGGCCAAACCTAATAAATCCAAAAAGTGAGGGGTAGCAAACACCACTTGTATTAAACGTGATGCGCGCTGTGCAGCAGGAAAGCTCTTTTTTCCAGTTTTTGATTGTTTCCTTCTTGCGTCTCAATTCCATTTATTAGAGTTTCAAGCTGTTGTTTTCACCAAAGAGACAGCCAAGCTTTGGCTGGAGTTCATTCCACACTTCACCCATCTGGAAAGAAAGTAACACATTATTTCACCATTATTTGTTAAGAAgctttacaatttaaaatta
It encodes the following:
- the mrm2 gene encoding rRNA methyltransferase 2, mitochondrial produces the protein MLPVTLPSLQIMFSLLRRRFFHSSSRLPKKKRIAEQRWLARQSSDPYVKASHALNFRCRSAFKLLEIDDKFRLLQPGCGVVDCGAAPGAWSQVAVHRVNSAGTESTLRRGAVVGIDLLNIPPLDGAHFLSSHDVADPATHAKLPDLLPGGRAHVLLSDMAPNASGFRDLDHERLVGLCSSLLDLAEKILRPGGSLLCKYWDGALACQLQDKLCLVFGSVQSLKPNASRKDSAERYFLARNYRKPVKG
- the nudt1 gene encoding oxidized purine nucleoside triphosphate hydrolase, which gives rise to MLRSKLLTLVLVLQPGRVLLGMKKRGFGVGRWNGFGGKVQVGETVEEGARRELLEESGLTVDMLEKVGNIQFEFVGEAQLLDVQIFRADSYNGEPMETEEMRPQWFDLDKIPFDQMWPDDKIWFPLLLQKRKFVGYFHFQGHDVILSHKLNEVEQL